The Chloroherpetonaceae bacterium DNA segment TTATACTGGTTCAAGACCAAAAACCTTAGAACTCTGCGTTAATAAAGCCCGAACGAAGGAAGTTTTACTCCGACGCAATGTTCCCACGCCGCGATTTGATTTGTTTTTGATTGGAGAGAATATTCACACCTCATTGCAGTTTCCTTTAATGGTGAAGCCGGCACATGAAGATGCAAGCATTGGAATTGCCAATGAATCGGTGGTGGAGTCAGAGGAGCAATTAAAAGCGCGAGTGGCATTTATTTGGAATCAGCATAAACAGGCAGCAATTGCCGAAGAATTTATCGATGGTCGGGAGTTCAATGTCTCGATCTGCGGCGACCCCGATTTCGAGCACGACTTTGCTCATCCCTCACAGCCGCGCGTGCTGCCCATTTCTGAAATTAAGTTTGATTCAATGCCCACAGGGCTTCGCCGCATTGTGAGCTATAAAGCCAAGTGGGATGAAGCGAGTGTAGAATATCAATCGACTGTTCCTCAGTGCCCGGCATCATTGGATTCAAAATTAGAGGGTGAGATAAAACTTTTGGCGATGCGTACTTTCGAGGCTGTGGGATGTAGGGATTACGCGCGGGTGGATTTCAGGCTTTCGCGCGAAGGCAAGCCGTATGTGATTGATGTGAACCCAAACCCGGATATTTCTCCGGATGCGGGTCTTGCGCGGGCATTCAAGGTTTCGGGGAAATCGTATGACGAGATGATTCGCTTTATCGCGGGGCTCGCGCTTAACCGCAAGGCCTTGCCGGGAAGTGTGTTTTGAGGAGAGTTAATTCGAGGATACAGAATAATTTATCAACACTTGAAGGTCTTCTTTCTTTATTGAGGGATACTCTTTGAGAATTTCATCAACACTCATCCCTGAAGAAAGGCAATCCAAGATTACAGAAACCATAATGCTGGTGCCTTTTATGACAACCGCACCTTGACAAATGGTTGGATTTGAGGAGACACGTTCTTTCCAATTCATTTCACTAAACTCCTATCTGTTTTCATCTTTTGATATTGAAAGTTCGTCATTATTCCAACGACTTCCTAAAGCGCATAAAACTTGCAGCGAAAATCACCACCGTGCAAATGAGCATTGCAAGAATACTATCCCACAATTCAACGAGTCCGTTGCCTTTCAGAAAAATCCCGCGCACGATGACGATAAAATATCGAAGCGGAATAAAGTAAGTAATCGGCTGAACCCACTCCGGCATTGAACTAATCGGAAAGGCATAGCCCGAAAGGAATAGCATTGGCGGCAGAATAAAAAAGGCGGTCGTGAATGCGGCTTGCTGCTGCGTGCGTGAGATTGTGGAAACGAAAAGACCAATTCCGAGAATC contains these protein-coding regions:
- a CDS encoding ATP-grasp domain-containing protein, which codes for MKHILVIYNAVPDRSSLSRDLKSEMGLMEVAAGIVGSLEPQFHVSSIPFIGDIVLLMEQLRDLKPDAVFNLFEGTYGISQSEVLVPVALEIMRIPYTGSRPKTLELCVNKARTKEVLLRRNVPTPRFDLFLIGENIHTSLQFPLMVKPAHEDASIGIANESVVESEEQLKARVAFIWNQHKQAAIAEEFIDGREFNVSICGDPDFEHDFAHPSQPRVLPISEIKFDSMPTGLRRIVSYKAKWDEASVEYQSTVPQCPASLDSKLEGEIKLLAMRTFEAVGCRDYARVDFRLSREGKPYVIDVNPNPDISPDAGLARAFKVSGKSYDEMIRFIAGLALNRKALPGSVF
- a CDS encoding DUF433 domain-containing protein, giving the protein MNWKERVSSNPTICQGAVVIKGTSIMVSVILDCLSSGMSVDEILKEYPSIKKEDLQVLINYSVSSN